The following proteins are encoded in a genomic region of Canis lupus familiaris isolate Mischka breed German Shepherd unplaced genomic scaffold, alternate assembly UU_Cfam_GSD_1.0 chrUn_S1836H2033, whole genome shotgun sequence:
- the LOC119878699 gene encoding ankyrin repeat domain-containing protein 26-like isoform X2: MVKILVLSQCQLNLRDGENRTALVKAVQCQEEACVDILLRKGADVNTKDFKDNTALHYAAYEGNISIARKLLLNKGDIEAKNKDGLTPLLVAVNEKKEKMVAFLVEKANINAVDYTNRSCLHLACANGHEDMVKLLVDRKCQLNLRDVENTTALLKAVQSQDEACVDILLKHGANPDLKDIKGNTALHYAALGDNVTIAQKLLLKKVNMEIRNKDGLTPLLLAINEKKEKMVAFLVEKANINAVDYAKSSELDARVRELSPT; this comes from the exons ATGGTGAAGATCCTGGTACTTTCTCAATGCCAGCTAAACCTCCGTGATGGAGAAAACAGGACAGCTCTCGTGAAG GCTGTACAATGCCAAGAAGAGGCATGTGTAGATATTCTTCTCAGAAAAGGTGCTGATGTAAATACTAAGGATTTCAAGGACAACACCGCTCTCCATTATGCGGCCTATGAGGGAAATATCTCAATAGCACGCAAGCTGCTTTTGAATAAAGGAGATATAGAGGCCAAAAACAAG GATGGCCTCACACCGCTTCTAGTtgctgtaaatgaaaaaaaagagaaaatggtggcatttttagtagaaaaagcaaatataaatgcaGTTGACTACACTAAcag GAGTTGTCTCCACTTGGCCTGTGCCAATGGCCATGAAGATATGGTGAAGCTCCTGGTAGATCGGAAATGCCAGCTAAACCTCCGTGATGTTGAAAACACGACCGCTCTACTGAAG GCTGTACAATCCCAAGATGAGGCATGTGTAGATATTCTGCTGAAACATGGTGCTAATCCTGATCTAAAAGACATCAAGGGCAACACTGCTCTCCATTATGCAGCATTAGGGGACAATGTCACAATAGCACAGAAACtacttttaaagaaagtaaatatggAGATCAGAAACAAG GATGGCCTCACACCGCTTTTACTtgctataaatgaaaaaaaagagaaaatggtggcatttttagtagaaaaagcaaatataaatgcaGTTGACTACGCTAAaag ctcaGAGCTTGATGCCAGAGTCcgggaattgagccccacatag